In one Acetobacter sp. genomic region, the following are encoded:
- a CDS encoding peptidylprolyl isomerase: protein MRLSLSVTGSALALVVALGSFTSLPAQAANLRHHHQQAPQDDSSAPASEQEEAGSTETSEAPRLEPLGGKQDTIIAVINGQPLTQRDVDNRGRLFVLSTGLPLSEDIMQRLRPQIVRQLIDERLRTQEILSRHINVSPEQIADAITNIEKRNGMEPNMLRNHLAKDGVSLTTLIDQIRVQIGWMQVLRQELGSRSRMTSLEIAQRQEALGKQQGRPEYLISEIFVPVADPRHSENELKFTETIIQQLRRGAPFPIVAAQFSQAQSALDGGSMGWVQEDSLDPEVVAMVRQMPEEAISNPIKVAGGYVIATVLGKRIIGQQPGTLLDTRQAFLPFGTPLNPQAPTEQQRQTLEKAVKLSQTAHSCEDLAAANKQFGEVRPSNPGELQLERLNPQMQQILAGLPVGKATRPLVSQEGIDILMVCGKKTKNFADRSPSEIADQLLNERVEQTARQLDRDLHRRAVIDMRTTMAP from the coding sequence ATGCGACTGAGCCTTTCCGTGACAGGTTCCGCCCTGGCCCTTGTAGTCGCGCTGGGTTCTTTCACCAGTCTGCCTGCTCAGGCAGCGAATCTGCGCCATCATCACCAGCAGGCGCCTCAGGATGATTCCTCCGCGCCAGCCTCCGAGCAGGAAGAGGCCGGTTCCACCGAAACATCCGAGGCGCCACGGCTGGAGCCTCTGGGCGGCAAGCAGGACACCATCATCGCCGTGATCAACGGCCAGCCGCTGACCCAGCGCGACGTTGACAACCGTGGACGTCTGTTCGTGCTGTCCACCGGCCTGCCGCTGAGCGAAGACATCATGCAGCGGCTACGGCCGCAGATCGTGCGCCAGCTTATCGACGAGCGCCTGCGCACGCAGGAAATCCTCTCACGCCATATCAATGTCTCGCCGGAACAGATTGCGGACGCCATCACCAATATCGAGAAGCGCAACGGCATGGAGCCCAACATGCTGCGCAACCATCTGGCGAAGGATGGGGTTTCCCTGACAACATTGATCGACCAGATCCGTGTGCAGATCGGCTGGATGCAGGTTCTTCGGCAGGAACTCGGGTCAAGATCCCGCATGACCTCGCTTGAAATCGCCCAGCGGCAGGAAGCGCTGGGCAAGCAGCAGGGCCGACCGGAATATCTCATCAGCGAGATTTTCGTTCCGGTCGCCGATCCGCGTCACAGCGAAAACGAGCTGAAATTTACCGAGACCATCATCCAGCAGCTTCGTCGCGGCGCGCCCTTCCCGATTGTCGCGGCGCAGTTCTCGCAGGCGCAGAGCGCGCTTGACGGCGGATCAATGGGCTGGGTTCAGGAAGACAGTCTTGACCCCGAAGTCGTGGCGATGGTGCGACAGATGCCCGAAGAGGCGATTTCAAATCCCATCAAGGTTGCAGGCGGCTATGTGATTGCCACTGTTCTGGGAAAGCGGATCATCGGCCAGCAGCCCGGAACACTGCTCGATACGCGACAGGCTTTCCTGCCGTTCGGCACGCCCCTGAACCCGCAGGCTCCCACCGAACAGCAGCGTCAGACGCTCGAAAAGGCCGTAAAGCTCAGCCAGACAGCGCATTCCTGCGAGGATCTCGCCGCCGCCAACAAGCAGTTTGGCGAGGTCCGTCCTTCCAACCCCGGCGAGTTGCAGCTTGAGCGGCTTAACCCCCAGATGCAGCAGATTCTCGCCGGATTGCCAGTCGGCAAAGCCACAAGGCCTCTGGTCTCTCAGGAGGGTATCGACATCCTGATGGTCTGCGGCAAGAAGACCAAGAACTTCGCGGACCGTTCCCCCAGCGAAATCGCGGATCAATTGCTCAATGAACGTGTCGAGCAGACTGCCCGCCAGCTTGACCGTGACCTGCATCGCCGCGCCGTCATCGACATGCGGACGACGATGGCTCCCTGA
- a CDS encoding Ppx/GppA phosphatase family protein — protein sequence MDLTGAWLQGQKALDTHSPAPIFPALPKIDRAVGVPAAGLSADGLPSQLGGTAPLAGVASESRQGRWEQAGFCAALDLGTNNCRLMVASRTEGGFRVLDSYSRIVRLGEGLQLTGELNADAMNRTLEALHTCVDRLGRHRPIRLRAVATEACRRARNGQAFVERIRKETGFEFEIISGKEEAELAVESCSALLFDPVWKRSSDLAKDAQPEQDWGLLLDVGGGSTEIAWMQLDQASRKYTLVGYVSLPIGVITLAEQFPHRRPGTYRAMLDVVSESLAAFEQTHQIRRYIAEDRVRVVGTSGTVTTLASLDLDLPRYIRQAVDGYRLQPDNARRAIGRLHRMGMEGMRVHPCIGSERATYVMPGCAIFEAFLSLWPASVVVADRGLRDGLLLRMMREESGGLHSGQPWPHVRRAGERPVAPD from the coding sequence ATGGACCTCACAGGCGCCTGGCTCCAAGGCCAGAAGGCGCTCGATACTCATTCTCCAGCGCCAATTTTTCCAGCCCTGCCCAAAATTGACAGAGCCGTAGGTGTTCCTGCTGCCGGTCTCTCCGCTGACGGATTGCCCAGCCAGCTTGGTGGAACAGCGCCATTAGCCGGTGTTGCGTCGGAAAGCCGTCAGGGAAGATGGGAGCAGGCCGGGTTCTGCGCCGCGCTGGATCTGGGAACCAACAACTGCCGTCTCATGGTCGCCTCCCGTACGGAAGGAGGCTTTCGCGTGCTTGACAGTTACAGCCGTATCGTTCGTCTTGGCGAGGGCTTGCAACTGACAGGCGAGCTGAATGCCGATGCAATGAATCGCACCCTTGAGGCGTTGCATACATGTGTGGACAGACTCGGACGTCATCGTCCCATCCGCCTGCGGGCCGTGGCGACAGAAGCCTGTCGTCGCGCCCGTAACGGGCAGGCCTTTGTCGAGCGCATCCGAAAGGAAACCGGTTTCGAATTTGAGATCATCTCCGGCAAGGAAGAAGCGGAGCTGGCCGTAGAGAGCTGTTCGGCTCTGCTTTTTGATCCTGTGTGGAAACGCTCTTCCGATCTCGCGAAAGACGCCCAGCCTGAACAGGACTGGGGGCTTCTGCTCGATGTAGGGGGTGGGTCGACGGAAATCGCGTGGATGCAGTTGGATCAGGCCTCGCGGAAATATACGCTCGTCGGCTATGTCAGCCTGCCTATTGGTGTCATCACGCTCGCTGAGCAGTTCCCCCATCGTCGTCCCGGCACCTACCGGGCGATGCTCGATGTGGTGAGTGAGAGTCTGGCTGCGTTCGAACAGACGCATCAGATTCGTCGTTACATCGCGGAAGACAGGGTGCGCGTTGTGGGAACAAGCGGCACTGTCACAACACTCGCCAGTCTGGATCTGGATCTGCCGCGTTACATCCGACAGGCCGTTGATGGTTATCGGCTTCAGCCGGATAATGCCAGACGCGCTATCGGTCGCCTCCACCGGATGGGGATGGAGGGGATGAGGGTTCATCCGTGCATCGGTTCCGAACGGGCAACCTATGTCATGCCCGGCTGTGCTATCTTTGAGGCCTTTCTCTCACTCTGGCCCGCCAGCGTCGTAGTAGCGGACCGGGGGCTGCGTGACGGACTGCTTCTGCGTATGATGCGCGAGGAAAGCGGCGGTCTGCATTCTGGCCAGCCCTGGCCGCATGTGAGGCGCGCCGGTGAGCGTCCGGTTGCACCTGACTGA
- a CDS encoding LPS-assembly protein LptD, producing MSLSLGSVAACGLVGHKAHAQFRPTPMHFNPGSSNAASKNEPATFQADHVSYDDHAGVVTWTGNVQVWQADHILRADKITYDRNTGIIAASGSVASSQPDGSVLYSHYAELSGDMRDGIMTHVNATMVDNAKLAANGMRRTGGKVNDLTRAVYTACEICAKDPTRAPFWQLRAYSATQDTEHQQIDFRDTYMDILGVPVFYMPFFSMTDPSAKRHSGFLIPGITPHDRYLGTYFTVPYYWVIDDSSDMTVKGLFSTKTGPQISALYRKAFNFGSLRVMGGLAYDTHKSGAYTNGFGESVGAQNDHGIQGYLFARGMFTLTPTWRAGFDGRIATGANYMRDYRVPGYGGDTLNSNAYIEGFGTGAYSKLDAQFYQGLNRGVIRNNELPFVLPHYEYSLVNQPDILGGRLSVNTNDFYVYRNQGTRDQRGEVQLNWDRPFRSSWGQKFLVTARLDGMLYHASQLYQQPNYYNYMKSTTAGQVVPTLAAKMNWPFVRQFMKGHGSQILEPIVQAIYAPNQGGGVDRRLPNEDSLNYEFTDSTLFALNRYQGTDRIDGGLRANVGVHGNWTWNGHVVDVLVGESFQQHVQHDRLPYSGLDHHLSDVVARARIDPVSYFGVTGRTRIDPYTGRVNFADALFNVNLPHVGIFGGYVREPVTPFYYYVNDFRNGGSPPSLYYAPTNELSGGASANWRNWHGSFFVRRALSRHKFSTVGGTIGYMNDCFGLDLMYMKQYTKIGGQQRYSTVLFTLTLKTIGAFGIK from the coding sequence ATGAGCCTCAGCCTCGGGTCCGTTGCGGCCTGCGGACTGGTCGGGCACAAGGCCCATGCCCAGTTCCGGCCCACTCCCATGCATTTCAATCCGGGCAGCAGCAATGCCGCCTCGAAAAATGAGCCCGCCACCTTTCAGGCGGATCATGTCAGCTACGACGATCATGCGGGCGTCGTGACATGGACGGGCAACGTGCAGGTCTGGCAGGCAGACCATATCCTGCGCGCCGACAAGATTACCTATGACCGCAATACGGGCATCATCGCCGCAAGCGGAAGCGTCGCCTCCAGCCAGCCGGACGGTTCCGTGCTGTATTCCCACTATGCGGAGCTGAGCGGTGACATGCGCGACGGCATCATGACGCATGTGAATGCGACCATGGTGGACAACGCCAAGCTGGCGGCCAACGGCATGAGACGCACGGGCGGTAAGGTCAATGACCTCACCAGAGCTGTCTACACGGCTTGCGAGATCTGCGCCAAAGACCCCACCCGCGCGCCGTTCTGGCAATTGCGCGCCTACTCAGCCACTCAGGACACGGAACACCAGCAGATCGATTTCCGCGACACCTACATGGATATCTTAGGGGTGCCGGTCTTCTATATGCCCTTTTTCTCCATGACCGATCCATCGGCCAAACGTCACAGTGGATTCCTGATTCCCGGCATCACGCCTCATGACCGTTATCTCGGGACCTATTTCACCGTCCCCTATTACTGGGTGATTGACGACTCATCAGATATGACGGTGAAGGGCCTGTTCTCGACCAAGACAGGTCCGCAGATTAGCGCCCTGTATCGCAAGGCTTTCAATTTCGGCTCGCTGCGGGTCATGGGCGGCCTCGCTTACGACACCCACAAATCCGGTGCTTATACCAACGGCTTCGGCGAATCTGTTGGTGCTCAGAATGACCACGGTATACAGGGTTACCTCTTTGCACGCGGCATGTTCACCCTCACTCCCACATGGCGCGCCGGTTTCGATGGGCGCATCGCCACGGGAGCCAACTATATGCGTGACTATCGTGTGCCGGGCTATGGCGGCGACACGCTCAACTCCAATGCCTATATCGAAGGCTTCGGCACCGGGGCCTATTCGAAGCTCGACGCCCAGTTCTATCAGGGCCTGAACCGGGGCGTCATCCGCAACAACGAACTCCCGTTCGTGCTGCCGCATTATGAATACAGCCTTGTCAATCAGCCGGATATTCTTGGTGGACGGCTGTCCGTCAACACCAATGATTTTTACGTTTACCGTAATCAGGGCACGCGGGACCAGCGCGGCGAGGTCCAGTTGAACTGGGACCGGCCATTCCGCAGCAGTTGGGGCCAGAAGTTCCTCGTCACGGCGCGGCTGGATGGTATGCTGTATCATGCCTCCCAGCTCTATCAGCAGCCGAACTACTATAATTACATGAAGAGCACGACCGCGGGTCAGGTCGTGCCTACACTGGCGGCCAAGATGAACTGGCCGTTCGTCCGCCAGTTCATGAAGGGACACGGTAGCCAGATTCTGGAACCGATCGTGCAGGCGATCTACGCTCCCAATCAGGGAGGTGGCGTCGACCGTCGTCTGCCCAACGAAGACAGTCTGAACTACGAATTTACCGACTCTACGCTTTTCGCCCTGAACCGCTATCAGGGAACGGACCGGATCGACGGCGGTCTGCGCGCCAATGTCGGCGTCCATGGCAACTGGACATGGAACGGCCACGTGGTGGACGTGCTGGTCGGTGAAAGCTTCCAGCAGCACGTCCAACATGACCGCCTGCCCTATTCCGGCCTTGACCACCACCTTTCGGATGTCGTGGCCCGTGCGCGCATTGACCCGGTCAGCTACTTTGGCGTTACCGGGCGCACACGCATTGATCCCTACACGGGTCGCGTGAATTTCGCAGACGCACTGTTCAACGTGAATCTGCCTCACGTCGGCATTTTCGGTGGATATGTCCGCGAGCCTGTCACCCCGTTCTATTATTACGTCAACGACTTCCGGAACGGTGGCTCTCCGCCCTCGCTCTATTACGCCCCCACAAACGAGCTGAGCGGCGGCGCCTCCGCCAACTGGCGGAACTGGCATGGCTCGTTTTTTGTCCGCCGCGCTCTATCGCGGCACAAATTCTCAACGGTTGGCGGCACTATCGGCTACATGAATGACTGCTTCGGGCTCGATCTGATGTATATGAAGCAGTACACAAAGATTGGCGGTCAGCAGCGCTATTCGACCGTGCTGTTCACACTGACGCTCAAGACAATCGGCGCTTTCGGTATCAAATAA
- the rsmA gene encoding 16S rRNA (adenine(1518)-N(6)/adenine(1519)-N(6))-dimethyltransferase RsmA, with protein sequence MTSPSFREPLASVINRHNLAARHSLGQHFLLDPGITGRIVELSGPLDGRHVVEVGPGPGGLTRALLDSPAASIAAVEVDARAIGILEELVAEAPHRLKIVEADATTLDLSTLCPAPRRIVANLPYNVATPLLIGWLRQAAQWERLTLMFQLEVAERICAEPGSEHYGRLGVISQWSATCSQVMRLPPGAFSPPPKVWSSVVEITPHAEQPAPELFRAMESVTAAAFGQRRKMLRGSLKGIGGERLLQAAGIDGSRRAETLDIAEFDRLARCFLETTPSGKR encoded by the coding sequence GTGACAAGCCCTTCTTTCCGGGAGCCGCTGGCTTCCGTCATCAACCGTCATAACCTTGCGGCTCGCCATTCACTGGGTCAGCACTTCCTGCTCGATCCCGGCATCACCGGGCGGATTGTGGAACTGTCAGGCCCTCTCGATGGCCGGCATGTTGTGGAAGTCGGACCCGGACCCGGTGGCCTTACAAGAGCCCTGCTCGACAGCCCTGCCGCCTCCATCGCGGCGGTTGAGGTCGATGCGCGCGCAATCGGTATTCTGGAAGAACTAGTTGCAGAGGCTCCACACCGACTGAAAATCGTTGAAGCCGACGCGACGACGCTCGACCTTTCGACACTCTGCCCGGCTCCCCGTCGGATTGTGGCCAATCTTCCCTACAATGTCGCAACGCCCCTTCTGATCGGCTGGCTTCGACAGGCGGCGCAATGGGAGCGGCTGACGCTGATGTTCCAGCTTGAGGTCGCCGAACGGATTTGCGCGGAACCGGGAAGCGAGCATTACGGCCGACTGGGAGTGATTTCCCAGTGGTCCGCAACCTGTTCACAGGTCATGCGTCTGCCACCGGGCGCTTTTTCACCTCCCCCTAAAGTCTGGTCTTCCGTCGTGGAAATCACGCCTCACGCGGAGCAGCCCGCTCCCGAGCTGTTTCGCGCCATGGAAAGCGTGACGGCGGCGGCTTTTGGTCAGCGTCGCAAGATGCTGCGTGGCTCGCTCAAAGGGATCGGCGGGGAGCGTCTCCTTCAGGCCGCCGGAATTGATGGTTCCCGTCGGGCGGAAACACTGGATATCGCGGAATTCGATCGTCTGGCGCGATGCTTTCTGGAGACCACACCGTCCGGAAAACGCTGA
- a CDS encoding D-2-hydroxyacid dehydrogenase, which translates to MSFWFNKKPKIVIAHSSFDIKSLVDAWDEPADCIWAKNKADLVPALSDADILVTMTLWEPRYLALAPQLKLLQTMTSGVEQYDTEAFRQRGVHLASARGVNANAVAEHAVALMFSHARRLWEARDDQRQSFWRKLTRNPVERRHEVSGTHVVIVGFGAIGERLATVCLALGQTVTVVRKNVTAGSDLPITAIADDQFPEAAGSADYLILACPATPETRGLVDASVLSRMKPTACLINVARGSVIVETDLIAALQRGQIGMAALDTFEQEPLPETSPLWSMPNVLITPHAAGDTVAYESRVADILHENVRRLEGGKTLLNQIV; encoded by the coding sequence GTGTCTTTCTGGTTCAATAAAAAACCGAAAATCGTCATCGCCCATTCGTCGTTCGATATCAAGTCACTGGTGGATGCGTGGGATGAGCCAGCCGACTGTATCTGGGCAAAAAACAAGGCGGATCTCGTCCCCGCATTGAGTGATGCAGATATTCTGGTCACGATGACGCTCTGGGAACCTCGCTATCTGGCGCTTGCTCCTCAGTTGAAACTGCTCCAGACCATGACATCGGGCGTAGAACAGTACGACACGGAGGCGTTTAGACAACGTGGCGTGCATCTTGCGAGTGCCCGAGGCGTCAACGCCAATGCAGTCGCTGAACACGCTGTTGCCCTGATGTTCAGCCATGCCCGGAGATTGTGGGAAGCCAGAGACGACCAGAGACAGTCTTTCTGGCGCAAACTCACCCGCAATCCCGTTGAACGACGCCATGAGGTCTCCGGAACCCATGTCGTGATTGTCGGATTTGGCGCCATAGGTGAGAGGTTGGCAACAGTATGCCTTGCCCTTGGCCAGACCGTCACTGTCGTCCGGAAGAATGTGACCGCCGGGAGCGATCTCCCCATCACGGCTATCGCGGATGACCAGTTCCCGGAGGCGGCAGGCAGTGCGGATTACCTGATCCTCGCCTGCCCGGCGACACCTGAAACCCGCGGTTTGGTTGACGCCAGTGTACTGAGCAGGATGAAACCCACAGCCTGCCTGATCAACGTCGCACGAGGTTCAGTGATTGTGGAAACTGACCTGATCGCAGCCCTGCAGCGGGGACAGATTGGCATGGCGGCTCTGGACACTTTCGAACAGGAGCCACTCCCAGAAACATCCCCGCTCTGGTCGATGCCGAACGTGCTGATCACGCCTCATGCCGCCGGTGACACTGTCGCTTACGAAAGCCGTGTTGCGGATATTCTGCATGAAAACGTCAGACGTCTGGAAGGAGGCAAAACGCTTCTCAACCAGATTGTCTGA
- a CDS encoding RlmE family RNA methyltransferase, producing the protein MTSKTPPSGPTKRASAQASRVPGRRAVRVTATPGGKDSESDSLAARSVRSKTVTLKKTRGKTTAQQRWLARQLNDPYVAAAHKQGWRSRAAFKLIEIDDRFHLIKPGQRVVDLGAAPGGWTQVAVKRGASHVIGVDLLPVDPVAGAEIIEGDFTDPALPDRLIGMLGGKADLVLSDMAPNTTGHAPTDHMRIIGLAEGALDFAFDVLAEGGGFIAKVFQGGSEKQMLEPMKKLFASVRHVKPPASRKDSSELYVVATGFRSERLAEVRAEQNERR; encoded by the coding sequence GTGACATCGAAAACTCCACCATCAGGCCCTACCAAACGCGCCTCGGCGCAGGCATCCCGTGTGCCGGGTCGCCGCGCCGTCAGAGTGACAGCCACTCCGGGAGGCAAGGACAGCGAGTCCGACAGTCTTGCCGCGCGTTCGGTTCGTTCAAAAACGGTGACTCTGAAAAAAACCCGTGGAAAAACGACAGCGCAGCAACGCTGGTTGGCGCGTCAGCTCAACGATCCCTATGTGGCGGCTGCGCATAAGCAGGGATGGCGTTCCCGCGCTGCATTCAAGCTCATTGAAATTGACGACCGCTTCCATCTTATCAAACCCGGCCAGCGTGTGGTTGATCTCGGTGCGGCACCGGGCGGCTGGACGCAGGTTGCGGTCAAGCGTGGTGCTTCGCATGTGATCGGTGTCGATCTGCTGCCGGTCGATCCTGTTGCCGGTGCGGAAATCATTGAGGGGGATTTTACCGATCCGGCGCTTCCCGATCGTCTGATCGGGATGCTTGGCGGAAAGGCTGACCTCGTTCTTTCCGATATGGCTCCCAATACGACAGGTCATGCCCCGACAGATCACATGAGAATCATCGGTCTGGCGGAAGGGGCGCTGGATTTTGCGTTCGATGTTCTGGCGGAAGGCGGCGGTTTTATCGCAAAGGTCTTTCAGGGCGGTTCAGAGAAGCAGATGCTTGAGCCGATGAAAAAACTCTTCGCGTCCGTCCGTCACGTCAAGCCACCGGCAAGCCGCAAGGATTCCAGTGAGCTGTACGTTGTGGCGACAGGGTTTCGCTCTGAACGGCTGGCGGAAGTCAGGGCCGAGCAGAACGAACGGCGCTGA
- the lptG gene encoding LPS export ABC transporter permease LptG, whose amino-acid sequence MFFTTVPVTLSTYIARQFMFSVLSMTAFLTGIVCLFDFIDLLRRVATKTDVPTSLVTKIAGLHIPYFFMEIMPFGVLLGGIICFWRLTRSSELIVARAAGISAWQFLAAPLACALAMGALTTAAVSPLSSIMYARAEALDEQYLRSGGGPLTMAGASLWLRQLDTQLDPRGVAILHSRDTHLDGALLTIHDISVFRLDHDGNLLLRIEAPAGHLAQGHWELDNASELHPYELPEASRTITLPTDLTLNRVQESFASPETLSVWALPNFIAMLDRSGFSSIRHRLHFESLLALPILAGTMSLVAAGFSMRPTRRGGVAKMIGSGVGAGFLLFTVSKVAEQFGNSGALPPLLAAWAPTGAGLCLAVSLLLHLEDG is encoded by the coding sequence ATGTTCTTCACGACCGTCCCGGTGACGCTCTCCACCTATATTGCCCGGCAGTTCATGTTTTCCGTGCTGTCGATGACGGCTTTCCTGACCGGCATCGTCTGCCTGTTCGACTTCATCGACCTGCTGCGCCGTGTCGCCACCAAGACCGACGTACCGACCAGCCTTGTTACGAAAATCGCAGGGCTGCATATTCCGTATTTCTTCATGGAGATCATGCCGTTCGGCGTTCTGCTGGGTGGAATCATCTGCTTCTGGCGTCTGACCCGTTCTTCCGAGCTGATCGTCGCCCGCGCAGCCGGTATTTCCGCGTGGCAGTTTCTGGCGGCTCCCCTCGCCTGTGCGCTGGCCATGGGCGCCCTGACCACCGCCGCCGTCTCCCCGTTGTCCTCGATCATGTATGCCCGGGCAGAGGCGCTGGACGAGCAGTATCTGCGCTCTGGCGGCGGCCCCCTCACCATGGCTGGAGCATCGCTGTGGCTGCGCCAGCTCGACACGCAGCTTGATCCGCGCGGCGTGGCCATCCTGCATTCACGCGACACCCATCTCGACGGCGCGCTTCTGACAATTCACGATATCAGCGTCTTCCGCCTGGATCATGACGGGAATCTGCTGCTCCGTATCGAGGCGCCCGCAGGTCATCTGGCTCAGGGACATTGGGAACTCGATAATGCCAGCGAGTTGCATCCATACGAATTGCCGGAAGCAAGCCGGACCATCACCCTGCCGACCGACCTCACGCTCAATCGCGTGCAGGAAAGCTTCGCGTCTCCCGAAACGCTGTCCGTCTGGGCGCTGCCGAATTTCATAGCCATGCTCGACCGGTCCGGCTTTTCCTCGATTCGTCACCGGCTGCATTTTGAGTCTCTGCTGGCTCTTCCCATCCTCGCGGGAACCATGTCTCTCGTGGCCGCTGGCTTCTCGATGAGGCCAACGAGACGCGGAGGTGTTGCCAAAATGATCGGTTCCGGGGTCGGCGCAGGGTTTCTGCTCTTCACGGTCTCGAAAGTTGCTGAACAATTTGGTAACTCGGGTGCCTTGCCGCCTCTGCTCGCGGCTTGGGCACCGACAGGCGCAGGCCTCTGTCTGGCTGTCTCGCTCTTACTGCATCTGGAGGACGGCTGA
- the lptF gene encoding LPS export ABC transporter permease LptF, with product MLRFTTLDRYTMRQLFLALIATTGGLSALIWLTQSLRFVSLVVGRGLSLRVFLELTSLMVPSFVAVVLPITTFVVTLFVYHRLSGDRELTVMQAAGQSPFALARPGLICATVAMIVTFILNLWIVPASYHEFKQYEFQIRNKMAAFMLQDGVFTKVSDALTVYVRERGHDGSLKGIMIEDDRVANSRATIFAESGTMLVVNDQPRVVLYDGSRQEIDHRTGRLTMLLFDRNTIDLTSSKNQENRSRDASEMSLSELLHPDLTQINIRDRGKLAVEGWRRITTPFTAFSFAMIALVAILRGAFSRHGNITRPLGAIMSVVGLLALNLMLQNLAGRNMALIPLILIESAAPAFICAVLLFGPEIRAGRETAAIRQA from the coding sequence GTGCTGAGATTCACCACCCTTGATCGTTATACGATGCGCCAGCTTTTTCTGGCGCTCATCGCCACCACGGGCGGGCTGTCGGCGCTGATCTGGCTGACCCAGTCGCTGCGCTTCGTGTCGCTGGTGGTCGGGCGCGGCTTGTCGCTGCGGGTCTTTCTTGAACTGACCAGCCTGATGGTGCCGTCCTTCGTCGCCGTTGTTCTGCCGATCACGACCTTTGTCGTCACCCTGTTCGTCTATCACCGCCTGTCCGGTGATCGTGAGCTGACCGTGATGCAGGCTGCGGGCCAGTCTCCATTCGCTCTCGCCAGACCGGGGCTGATCTGCGCCACCGTCGCGATGATCGTAACCTTCATTCTCAATCTGTGGATCGTTCCGGCGTCCTATCACGAGTTCAAACAGTACGAGTTCCAGATCCGCAACAAGATGGCCGCCTTCATGTTGCAGGACGGCGTATTCACCAAGGTCTCGGACGCCCTGACGGTCTATGTGCGGGAGCGAGGTCATGACGGCTCGCTGAAGGGCATCATGATCGAGGACGACCGGGTGGCGAACAGCCGCGCGACGATCTTTGCAGAAAGCGGCACGATGCTGGTGGTCAATGACCAGCCGCGTGTGGTGCTTTACGACGGCTCCCGTCAGGAAATCGATCACCGCACCGGGCGGCTGACGATGCTGCTGTTTGACCGCAACACCATTGATCTGACATCCAGCAAGAATCAGGAAAACCGGTCGCGGGACGCCTCCGAGATGTCCCTGTCCGAGCTGCTGCATCCCGATCTGACGCAGATCAACATCCGTGACCGGGGCAAGCTGGCGGTGGAGGGCTGGCGACGCATCACCACGCCGTTCACCGCGTTTTCCTTCGCCATGATCGCTCTCGTCGCCATTCTGCGGGGCGCGTTCTCCCGGCACGGCAACATCACCCGTCCTCTGGGCGCCATTATGAGCGTTGTCGGGCTTCTGGCTCTCAACCTGATGCTGCAAAATCTGGCGGGGCGGAATATGGCGCTGATTCCCCTTATCCTGATCGAATCAGCGGCTCCGGCCTTTATCTGCGCGGTCCTCCTGTTCGGTCCGGAAATCCGTGCCGGTCGCGAAACTGCCGCGATCCGGCAGGCGTAG